Proteins encoded together in one Otariodibacter oris window:
- a CDS encoding cation:proton antiporter, with amino-acid sequence MGIYAYICFLSALSILLGFITSKISDKVQSTIAITASAMVGSLVLLFFGWLGWFNISSMATEVMQQVDFTSFLLNGILGFLLFAGSLGIKLPVLKDQKWEIAIFALFSTTASTFFVGGIIYAIAHIIGLPIDFIYCILFGALISPTDPIAVLAIIKNLRAPKRLSMQVEGESLFNDGVGLVIFITIFAVAFGGQEATFSGILGLFLHEAIGGILLGFVLGFVAHILISSTDDGSMEILLTLTIPTAGFMLANNVLHVSGALAMVVSGIMIGNWTRHSGFSEQSQRYLDHFWEMIDHFLNFLLFFLIGFALLLVDFNIYGVVLMLVAIPVCLFSRYISLWLPFKALQKVRTYNPYTLKIMTWGGLRGGLALAMALSIPAKTAFVGSIDVKDLILVMTYSVVMFSILAQGTTIEPLIRKAKTVDPNKEAYLQPTNSSSH; translated from the coding sequence ATGGGTATTTACGCGTATATTTGCTTTCTTTCTGCGCTGTCTATTTTGCTTGGATTTATTACCAGTAAAATAAGTGATAAGGTGCAATCTACTATTGCAATTACTGCATCAGCGATGGTTGGTTCGTTAGTGCTATTATTTTTTGGTTGGCTTGGTTGGTTTAATATCAGTAGCATGGCAACAGAAGTGATGCAACAAGTTGATTTCACCAGTTTCTTGCTAAATGGGATTTTGGGATTTTTACTTTTTGCGGGTTCGCTTGGGATTAAATTACCTGTATTAAAAGATCAAAAGTGGGAAATTGCAATTTTTGCTTTGTTTTCTACAACAGCATCAACCTTTTTTGTTGGTGGAATCATTTATGCTATTGCACATATAATAGGGTTACCCATCGACTTTATTTACTGTATTTTATTCGGCGCATTAATTTCACCAACTGACCCGATTGCCGTTCTTGCTATTATTAAAAACCTAAGAGCACCGAAACGCCTTTCTATGCAAGTAGAAGGGGAATCATTATTTAATGATGGTGTTGGCTTGGTTATTTTTATTACTATTTTTGCTGTTGCGTTTGGTGGGCAAGAAGCAACATTCTCTGGCATTCTAGGGTTATTCCTCCATGAAGCAATTGGCGGCATCCTATTAGGGTTTGTACTAGGCTTTGTTGCACATATCCTTATTTCATCAACAGATGATGGGAGTATGGAAATCTTGCTAACATTAACTATTCCTACCGCGGGCTTTATGTTAGCTAATAACGTATTACATGTTTCTGGTGCATTGGCGATGGTTGTTTCAGGTATTATGATTGGGAACTGGACTCGCCATTCTGGTTTCTCCGAACAAAGCCAACGTTATTTGGACCACTTTTGGGAAATGATTGATCACTTTCTTAACTTCTTACTGTTCTTCTTAATTGGTTTTGCATTACTGCTTGTTGATTTCAATATATATGGTGTAGTACTAATGTTAGTTGCTATCCCAGTTTGTTTGTTCTCTCGCTATATCAGTTTATGGTTACCATTTAAAGCATTACAAAAAGTGAGAACTTATAATCCTTATACCCTAAAAATTATGACTTGGGGTGGATTACGTGGCGGACTTGCTTTAGCAATGGCGTTATCAATCCCTGCTAAGACTGCTTTTGTGGGTAGCATAGATGTTAAAGATTTAATTCTGGTGATGACCTATTCGGTAGTAATGTTCTCTATTTTGGCTCAAGGTACAACAATTGAACCGCTCATTCGTAAAGCAAAAACTGTTGATCCAAATAAGGAAGCTTATTTACAACCAACAAATTCATCCTCGCATTAA
- the recF gene encoding DNA replication/repair protein RecF (All proteins in this family for which functions are known are DNA-binding proteins that assist the filamentation of RecA onto DNA for the initiation of recombination or recombinational repair.): MSLSRLLINNFRNIISADIELSHGFNFLVGENGSGKTSVLEAIFYLGHGRSFKSHISSRIIHQEHDHFVLFGQIAEAKHEWSVGLQRNRQSETQLKINGEEGKKISDLAHLLPMQVITPEGLTLLNGGPSYRRAFLDWGLFHQHSEFYSNWVNLKRLLKQRNAALSQVRDYSQLRHWDIELAKLAEIVSQMRAEYAEALRPAIEKTCQFFLPELEITVSFHQGWDKERDYAEILSQGFERDRSVGYTMVGPQKADFRFRANGLPVEDILSRGQLKLLMCALRLAQGEYLIQQKSRECLFLVDDFASELDPTKRALLAHRLRETGSQVFVTAITQEQLQQMQWLEEQGDKRFMLQQGNIQAIS, encoded by the coding sequence ATGTCCCTATCTCGCTTATTAATTAATAATTTTAGAAATATCATCTCCGCCGATATTGAATTAAGTCATGGATTTAATTTTTTAGTAGGTGAAAATGGTAGTGGTAAAACGAGCGTCTTAGAAGCAATTTTCTATTTAGGGCATGGGCGTTCTTTTAAAAGCCATATTAGTAGCCGAATTATTCATCAAGAACACGATCATTTTGTGTTGTTTGGTCAGATTGCTGAAGCTAAACATGAATGGTCAGTCGGTTTACAACGCAATAGACAAAGTGAAACGCAACTCAAAATTAATGGAGAAGAAGGGAAAAAGATTTCCGATCTTGCTCATTTACTCCCAATGCAAGTAATAACACCAGAAGGGCTGACGTTACTTAATGGAGGACCTAGTTATCGCCGAGCCTTTTTAGATTGGGGACTATTTCATCAACATTCAGAATTTTATAGTAACTGGGTCAATTTAAAACGTTTATTAAAACAGCGTAATGCCGCTTTATCGCAAGTTAGGGATTACTCACAATTACGCCATTGGGATATTGAACTTGCTAAACTCGCCGAGATTGTCAGTCAAATGCGAGCAGAGTATGCCGAAGCATTAAGACCCGCCATAGAAAAAACCTGTCAGTTCTTTTTGCCTGAATTGGAAATTACGGTTAGTTTTCATCAAGGATGGGATAAAGAACGAGATTATGCGGAAATTTTATCTCAAGGATTTGAACGAGATCGTTCTGTGGGTTATACGATGGTAGGGCCTCAAAAAGCTGATTTTCGCTTTAGAGCAAATGGACTGCCCGTTGAAGATATCCTTTCCAGAGGTCAGCTGAAATTGCTCATGTGTGCCTTACGCCTAGCTCAAGGAGAATATCTGATTCAACAAAAATCCCGCGAGTGTTTATTTCTAGTGGATGATTTCGCCTCAGAACTTGACCCAACTAAACGGGCATTACTGGCTCATCGATTGCGTGAAACAGGCTCACAAGTCTTTGTAACTGCTATCACTCAAGAACAATTGCAACAAATGCAATGGTTGGAAGAGCAAGGCGATAAACGATTTATGTTACAACAAGGGAATATTCAAGCCATTAGCTAA
- the dnaN gene encoding DNA polymerase III subunit beta yields the protein MQFTITREQLLKPLQQVCAVLSSRPTLPVINNVLLEIKGNHLFLTGTDLEVELTTQAELDEAVGSEQKFTIPAKKFLDICRTLPEDSVISLLFEEDRALIRADRSKFSLATLPASDYPNLMDWIADVDFTINQATLSHLIEATQFSMANQDARYFLNGMKFETEGNLLRTIATDGHRLAVCTMPLNQELLTHSVIVPRKAVLELSRLINTNDDPVRVEIGSSNLRVSMNGIVFTSKLIDGRFPDYRRVFPRNADRILEADAEQLKRALVRAAILSNERFKGVRLALSHNLLKLTANNPEQEEAEEIIDVAYDNVDMEIGFNVNYLLDVINTLKCQRIRINLVDTSSSCLIEDCDNSTAEYVIMPMRL from the coding sequence ATGCAATTTACTATTACTCGTGAACAGTTGCTTAAGCCTTTACAACAGGTCTGTGCCGTATTAAGTAGTCGTCCTACCTTACCTGTTATTAATAATGTTTTACTTGAAATTAAAGGCAATCATCTTTTTTTAACGGGAACCGATCTTGAAGTTGAGCTAACCACACAAGCAGAATTAGATGAAGCGGTTGGTTCTGAACAAAAATTTACTATTCCAGCTAAGAAATTTTTAGACATTTGTCGAACCCTACCTGAAGATAGTGTGATTTCGCTCTTATTTGAAGAAGATCGTGCATTGATCCGTGCAGATAGAAGTAAATTTAGTTTAGCAACATTACCTGCTTCAGATTATCCAAATCTTATGGATTGGATAGCTGATGTTGATTTTACCATTAACCAAGCAACGTTATCTCACTTAATCGAAGCAACGCAATTTTCAATGGCTAACCAAGATGCACGTTATTTCTTAAATGGGATGAAATTTGAGACAGAAGGTAATTTACTCAGAACAATTGCAACAGATGGTCATCGTTTAGCAGTTTGTACTATGCCACTGAATCAAGAGTTATTAACTCATTCAGTGATTGTGCCACGTAAAGCCGTTTTAGAGTTATCACGTTTGATTAATACGAATGATGATCCTGTTAGAGTGGAAATTGGTTCAAGTAATCTTCGCGTTTCAATGAATGGTATCGTCTTTACTTCAAAACTGATTGATGGCCGTTTTCCTGATTATCGTCGAGTTTTCCCTCGCAATGCTGATCGTATTTTAGAAGCCGATGCAGAACAATTAAAACGTGCGTTGGTACGTGCAGCGATTCTTTCTAATGAAAGATTTAAAGGCGTAAGACTTGCACTTAGCCATAATTTATTAAAACTCACTGCAAATAATCCAGAGCAAGAAGAAGCTGAGGAAATTATTGATGTTGCTTACGATAATGTTGATATGGAAATCGGATTTAATGTCAATTATTTGCTTGATGTGATTAACACGCTTAAATGCCAACGTATTCGTATTAATCTCGTCGATACGAGTTCAAGCTGTTTAATTGAGGATTGTGATAACAGTACGGCAGAATATGTGATTATGCCAATGCGTTTATAA
- a CDS encoding Crp/Fnr family transcriptional regulator translates to MEAHINPMTLNACKLIPLHTLSKGMIIYEQGETAQEFYFIHKGLIGLYHTLDNGKESLVRLYQENEYFGYRTLFGDSQYHCSAKVLVDAEITRIKPTSVNHFFVENPKASKKLLQSLANELREAEQRLAKSAYLKTSERVIQSIDFLTKNYPYYNWTYREIGEFAGCETETAIRIANELKRKGALPPSFTLSKSK, encoded by the coding sequence ATGGAGGCTCACATTAATCCAATGACATTAAATGCTTGTAAATTAATACCTTTGCATACCTTATCGAAAGGTATGATAATTTATGAGCAAGGTGAGACTGCGCAAGAGTTTTATTTCATACATAAGGGGTTAATAGGGTTATATCATACTTTAGATAATGGTAAAGAGAGTTTGGTTAGACTTTATCAAGAAAATGAATATTTTGGTTATCGGACTTTGTTTGGTGATAGTCAATATCACTGTAGTGCTAAAGTGCTTGTCGATGCAGAGATTACCCGAATAAAACCAACAAGCGTTAACCATTTTTTTGTTGAGAATCCAAAGGCAAGCAAAAAATTATTACAATCTTTAGCAAATGAGTTAAGAGAAGCTGAACAACGATTGGCAAAAAGCGCTTATCTTAAAACTTCTGAACGAGTAATTCAAAGTATTGATTTTCTGACAAAAAATTATCCTTATTATAATTGGACTTATCGTGAAATTGGCGAGTTTGCAGGGTGTGAAACAGAGACAGCAATTCGCATTGCGAATGAACTTAAACGTAAAGGTGCTTTACCCCCTTCCTTCACTTTGAGCAAATCTAAGTAA
- the dnaA gene encoding chromosomal replication initiator protein DnaA, protein MEQVVSSLWSDCLSHLHSKISPNDYSTWLRPLQADNANGELILYAQNQFVANWVQDKFMTEIIGLARFLSKDENLKVTIRVGTKPVQAPANTQENAEKEKIVETEITHNIRSGLNEKLNFDNFVQGKSNQLAKAVAQQVAANPGESHCNPFSLYGGTGLGKTHLLHAIGNEIITQNPNAKVVYIHSERFVQDMVKAIKANTIESFKKFYRSLDVLMIDDIQFFANKEVTQEEFFHTFNSLFERSKQIIVTSDVFPKNIENIEERIRSRLSWGVNAAIEPPELETRVAILMKKAEERDVFLAEDVAFFLAQKLRTNVRELEGALNRAIAWSKFKDRPITIDAVRESLKDLIASYDHLITIENIQKTVAEYYNIKMSDLKSKSRTRSIARPRQMAMALAKELTNHSLPEIGREFGGRDHTTVMHACKTINELRDTDSNIQEDYTNLTRKLSS, encoded by the coding sequence TTGGAGCAAGTTGTGTCTTCCCTTTGGTCTGATTGTTTAAGTCATTTACATTCAAAAATTTCACCTAATGATTACAGTACTTGGCTACGTCCACTTCAGGCTGATAATGCAAATGGAGAGCTAATTCTTTACGCTCAAAACCAATTTGTCGCAAACTGGGTTCAAGATAAATTCATGACTGAAATTATCGGTCTTGCTCGTTTTTTATCTAAAGATGAAAATTTAAAAGTCACCATCCGAGTAGGTACAAAACCTGTTCAAGCTCCAGCTAACACCCAAGAAAATGCTGAAAAAGAAAAAATAGTTGAAACGGAAATCACGCACAATATTAGATCAGGCTTAAATGAAAAGCTAAATTTTGATAATTTTGTTCAAGGTAAATCAAATCAGCTAGCTAAAGCTGTTGCTCAACAAGTTGCTGCCAATCCAGGGGAGAGTCACTGTAATCCTTTCTCATTATATGGTGGGACAGGTTTGGGTAAAACCCATTTATTGCACGCAATTGGCAATGAAATTATCACACAAAATCCAAATGCAAAAGTGGTCTATATTCACTCGGAAAGATTTGTGCAGGATATGGTAAAAGCAATTAAAGCGAATACCATTGAAAGCTTTAAAAAGTTTTATCGTTCCCTCGATGTGTTAATGATTGATGATATTCAATTTTTCGCAAATAAAGAAGTGACACAGGAAGAGTTTTTCCATACCTTTAATTCATTGTTTGAACGTAGCAAACAAATTATAGTGACCTCAGATGTTTTCCCAAAAAATATTGAAAATATTGAAGAACGTATTCGCTCACGATTAAGTTGGGGCGTGAATGCTGCTATTGAGCCACCTGAGCTTGAAACTCGTGTCGCAATTTTAATGAAAAAAGCAGAAGAAAGAGATGTATTCTTAGCAGAAGATGTTGCTTTTTTCCTCGCACAAAAATTAAGAACAAACGTGAGAGAATTAGAAGGTGCATTGAATCGAGCGATCGCGTGGAGTAAATTCAAAGATCGTCCAATTACTATTGATGCGGTAAGGGAATCGTTAAAGGATCTTATTGCCTCATATGATCATTTGATCACGATCGAAAATATTCAAAAAACAGTGGCAGAATATTACAATATAAAAATGTCTGATCTAAAATCTAAAAGTCGTACACGCTCTATTGCTCGTCCTCGTCAAATGGCGATGGCATTAGCCAAAGAACTAACCAATCATAGTTTACCTGAAATTGGTCGTGAATTTGGTGGAAGAGATCATACAACCGTTATGCATGCTTGTAAGACAATAAACGAGTTGCGTGATACGGATTCGAATATCCAAGAAGATTACACTAATTTAACCCGTAAATTATCGTCCTAA
- the cmoA gene encoding carboxy-S-adenosyl-L-methionine synthase CmoA: protein MMKDTLFSAPIEKLGDFTFDESVAEVFPDMIQRSVPGYSNIITAIGMLAGRFVTDNSNVYDLGCSRGAGILSIRRNIEGKTAHIIGVDNSEPMVERCRHHLSAYHSDIPVDVLCEDIRNIDIQNASMVVLNFTLQFLPPEDRLALLTKIYQGLNPNGVLVLSEKFTFSDNQMNELLIDLHHTFKRANGYSELEVSQKRNALENVMRTDTIQTHKERLKQAGFDKTELWFQCFNFGSMVAVK, encoded by the coding sequence ATGATGAAAGATACTTTATTTTCTGCACCCATTGAAAAATTGGGTGATTTTACTTTTGATGAATCTGTTGCGGAAGTTTTCCCTGATATGATTCAACGTTCTGTACCGGGCTATTCGAATATCATTACCGCTATTGGTATGTTAGCAGGACGTTTTGTAACGGATAATTCTAACGTGTACGATTTAGGTTGTTCTCGTGGGGCGGGGATTTTATCCATTCGCCGTAATATTGAGGGCAAAACCGCCCATATTATTGGGGTAGATAATTCTGAGCCAATGGTTGAGCGTTGTCGTCACCATTTGAGTGCTTACCATTCAGATATCCCAGTTGATGTATTGTGTGAAGATATTCGCAATATTGATATTCAAAATGCCTCAATGGTGGTGTTGAATTTTACCTTACAATTTTTGCCACCCGAAGATCGATTAGCTTTATTAACCAAGATATATCAAGGATTGAATCCTAATGGTGTGTTGGTGTTATCTGAAAAATTTACCTTTAGTGATAACCAGATGAACGAATTACTGATCGACTTGCACCATACTTTTAAACGTGCAAACGGGTATAGTGAATTGGAAGTGAGCCAAAAACGTAATGCGTTAGAAAATGTGATGCGAACAGATACGATTCAAACCCACAAAGAACGTCTTAAACAAGCAGGATTTGATAAGACAGAGTTATGGTTTCAATGCTTTAATTTTGGATCGATGGTTGCAGTAAAATAG
- a CDS encoding YejL family protein, protein MASKSKYQDKQVEALLSDLIITLEKHKAPVDLSLMALGNMVTNILVTNIKNPQQQEALSDAFCSALKNSLKSAK, encoded by the coding sequence ATGGCAAGTAAATCAAAATATCAGGACAAACAAGTTGAAGCACTATTAAGTGATTTAATTATTACGCTAGAGAAGCATAAAGCCCCTGTTGATTTATCCCTAATGGCATTAGGTAATATGGTGACGAATATTTTAGTGACCAATATTAAAAATCCACAACAGCAAGAAGCATTAAGTGATGCTTTTTGTAGTGCGTTAAAAAATTCGTTAAAGTCAGCAAAATAA
- a CDS encoding DUF3413 domain-containing protein, whose amino-acid sequence MLSLIQRLLPKNSLQYREETSRRIVWGHWFALFNIVIALLLSSRYAFNADWPDTLLGKLYFFLSLFGHFSFVIFAFYLLLLFPLSFIIGNTRTFRGISVVVATIGMTVLLVDTEVFKQFYLHLSPLVWDLLVNPDESELSRQWQLLFVPMPLILLVEILYSRWCWQKLRSFNRQKWGKYVAAFFLFAFMGTHLFYALADMSLYRPVTAQRANYPLSYPMTARSFLEKHGLIDRESFDQTIEENGRLDGFFLDYPKGRLQFDNKPDNINVLFINLSGLTDSVITPELMPNLSELSSHSRRFTQHYIAGDTEMAGVASLFYSLSGKYVDAILTKKSPPVLISRLQNLDYQFGLFSHNSFANPIYQALFENFELPQAKDSIDALRQWNLWLETEDTTVPFFSYLDLAIGDINDKQNVQFVDSQLRFVWNRLAAKGLDKNTFILLTSDIGQESTTDNSFAAQHTKVPMLMFWQGDSGIYNGMSSHLDIAPTLLNRFFGMTSPVALYSQGIDLTKENDRRWLLSANYSWDVAIMRDGEQYQINKKGDFQHYNEEGAKETDARPPLALFFQLIHQSNQFVEK is encoded by the coding sequence ATGCTTAGTTTAATCCAACGCCTACTACCTAAAAATTCATTACAATACCGAGAGGAAACCTCGCGCCGTATTGTGTGGGGGCATTGGTTTGCACTATTTAATATTGTTATCGCATTATTGCTATCCTCTCGATATGCCTTTAATGCCGATTGGCCAGATACATTACTTGGGAAACTGTACTTTTTCTTAAGTTTATTTGGCCATTTTAGTTTTGTGATTTTTGCGTTTTATCTGTTATTGCTGTTCCCGCTGAGTTTTATTATCGGCAATACAAGGACATTTCGTGGTATTTCGGTGGTGGTTGCGACTATCGGTATGACGGTTCTACTAGTCGATACCGAAGTCTTTAAGCAATTTTATTTGCACCTATCTCCGCTTGTTTGGGATTTACTGGTGAATCCAGATGAAAGTGAATTATCTCGTCAATGGCAATTATTATTTGTGCCTATGCCTCTAATATTATTGGTAGAGATACTTTATTCTAGATGGTGTTGGCAAAAGCTACGTAGTTTTAACCGTCAAAAATGGGGAAAATACGTTGCTGCTTTCTTCTTATTTGCTTTTATGGGGACGCATTTATTTTATGCCTTAGCGGATATGTCTTTATATCGCCCAGTCACTGCACAACGTGCGAATTACCCCCTCTCTTATCCAATGACTGCCCGTAGTTTCTTAGAAAAACATGGATTGATAGACAGAGAGAGTTTTGATCAGACTATTGAAGAAAATGGGCGATTAGATGGATTCTTCCTTGATTATCCTAAAGGTCGACTACAATTTGACAATAAACCAGATAATATTAACGTATTATTTATCAATCTATCAGGCTTAACGGATAGTGTGATTACGCCAGAATTGATGCCGAATTTATCGGAATTAAGTAGCCATTCTAGACGCTTTACTCAGCATTATATTGCAGGTGATACCGAAATGGCGGGGGTTGCAAGTTTATTTTATAGCTTGAGTGGTAAATATGTAGATGCAATTCTGACGAAAAAATCTCCACCTGTATTGATTTCTCGCTTACAGAATTTAGATTACCAGTTTGGGTTATTTTCACATAATAGTTTTGCGAATCCGATTTATCAGGCATTGTTCGAGAATTTTGAGTTACCACAAGCTAAAGACAGTATTGATGCATTACGTCAGTGGAATTTATGGTTAGAAACTGAAGATACCACTGTGCCTTTCTTTAGCTATTTGGATCTTGCCATTGGCGATATTAATGATAAACAGAATGTACAATTTGTTGATTCACAATTACGATTTGTATGGAATCGTCTTGCTGCTAAAGGACTTGATAAGAATACCTTTATCTTATTAACTTCAGATATTGGTCAAGAATCAACTACAGATAATAGTTTTGCAGCTCAGCACACTAAAGTACCAATGTTGATGTTCTGGCAAGGCGATAGTGGTATATATAACGGTATGTCGAGTCATCTAGATATTGCGCCAACACTACTTAATCGTTTCTTTGGCATGACTTCACCTGTCGCTTTATATTCTCAGGGAATTGATTTAACTAAAGAAAATGATCGTAGGTGGCTACTCAGTGCAAATTATAGCTGGGATGTGGCTATTATGCGAGATGGTGAACAATACCAAATTAATAAGAAAGGTGATTTTCAGCACTATAATGAGGAAGGGGCTAAAGAAACAGATGCTCGACCACCACTTGCATTATTCTTCCAATTGATTCATCAAAGTAATCAATTCGTGGAAAAATAG
- the rpsO gene encoding 30S ribosomal protein S15: protein MSLSLEAKAKIVAEFGRDEKDTGSSEVQIALLTAQINHLQGHFAEHKKDHHSRRGLLRMVSRRRKLLDYLKRTDLAKYSETIARLGLRR, encoded by the coding sequence ATGTCTCTAAGTTTAGAAGCAAAAGCAAAAATCGTTGCTGAGTTCGGTCGTGATGAAAAAGATACGGGTTCTTCAGAAGTGCAAATCGCACTTTTAACTGCTCAAATCAACCACTTACAAGGTCACTTTGCAGAGCATAAAAAAGATCACCACAGCCGTCGTGGTTTATTACGTATGGTATCTCGCCGTCGTAAATTATTAGACTACTTAAAACGTACTGATCTTGCTAAATATTCAGAAACTATCGCTCGTTTAGGTTTACGTCGCTAA